One stretch of Rhodoflexus caldus DNA includes these proteins:
- a CDS encoding hydroxymethylglutaryl-CoA lyase — MYPSEVILEEQGLRDGLQVESTLLPTEKKVELIHRLMDAGLKRIQVGSFVNPKLVPQMADTAAVFAAIQQRPDVSLNALVLNTKGVERAVEAGFTHVAASISASDTHSRKNANKSLEEAMTEFESMVRTAKAAGMRVRGGLQCAFGCRYEGEIPAQRVLDLSKRHLDLGIDEIALADSTGMGNPRQMEELMGQIVEMAGHVPVMLHLHDTEGKGLANVVAAMRVGVRHFDTAFGGLGGCPFIKGATGNIATEDTAYMLEEMDIRTGIDIAAIVAITREMEEILGKKLPGKIKNVLG; from the coding sequence ATGTATCCATCAGAAGTCATTTTGGAAGAACAAGGCCTGCGCGACGGCTTACAGGTTGAAAGCACGCTGCTGCCCACCGAAAAAAAGGTTGAACTCATTCACCGCCTGATGGATGCAGGGCTGAAACGGATTCAGGTCGGTTCCTTTGTCAATCCGAAACTGGTGCCGCAAATGGCCGATACAGCGGCTGTTTTTGCCGCCATACAGCAACGCCCCGATGTATCGCTGAATGCACTGGTACTCAATACGAAGGGCGTTGAGCGCGCCGTAGAAGCAGGTTTTACGCATGTAGCGGCCTCTATTTCTGCCAGCGACACGCACAGTCGCAAAAATGCCAACAAAAGCCTTGAAGAGGCTATGACAGAGTTTGAGAGCATGGTGCGCACTGCCAAAGCCGCCGGTATGCGTGTTCGCGGCGGATTGCAATGTGCCTTTGGCTGCCGCTATGAGGGTGAAATCCCTGCACAGCGAGTATTAGACCTCAGCAAACGACATTTAGACTTGGGTATTGACGAAATAGCGCTTGCTGACAGTACAGGTATGGGCAATCCGCGCCAGATGGAAGAACTGATGGGACAAATTGTTGAGATGGCCGGCCATGTGCCCGTAATGCTGCATCTCCATGATACCGAAGGCAAAGGACTTGCCAACGTAGTCGCTGCCATGCGCGTAGGCGTGCGGCATTTTGATACGGCCTTTGGAGGGCTGGGCGGCTGTCCGTTCATCAAAGGTGCTACGGGCAATATCGCCACCGAAGATACAGCTTATATGCTGGAAGAAATGGATATCCGCACAGGCATTGACATCGCTGCCATTGTTGCCATCACCCGCGAGATGGAAGAAATTTTAGGCAAAAAACTGCCGGGCAAAATAAAAAATGTATTGGGATAG
- the serS gene encoding serine--tRNA ligase — MLQVTFLREHTDKAIAGLGKRNFPNAEQVIAEVLATDDARKQTQAELDKVNARINALSKEIGAMMKEGKKAEAEAAKAETAGLKTASKELSEKMTALEEQLTRQLYAIPNIPHESVPHGRSADDNEVVFQHGTIPTLDDAALPHWELIKKFDIIDFDLGNKISGAGFPVYKGKGARLQRALMNFFLDRANDAGYHEIQPPVVVNEASGYGTGQLPDKEGQMYHVTADGLYLIPTAEVPITNLYRDIILRKEDLPIKNVGFTPCFRREAGSWGAHVRGLNRLHQFEKVEIVQVQTPEKSYETLQEMCEHVKSLLMALELPFRILRLCGGDMGFTSALTYDFEVYSAAQQRWLEVSSVSNFETYQANRLKLRYRDENNKTQLLHTLNGSALAFPRIVAAILENNQKAGEGIRIPKALVPYTGFETID, encoded by the coding sequence ATGTTACAAGTAACGTTTCTTCGTGAACACACCGACAAAGCGATTGCCGGGCTTGGCAAGCGCAACTTCCCCAATGCGGAACAGGTAATTGCCGAGGTGCTTGCCACCGACGATGCCCGCAAGCAAACACAGGCCGAGTTAGACAAGGTAAATGCCCGCATCAATGCGCTTTCCAAAGAAATTGGCGCAATGATGAAAGAAGGCAAAAAGGCTGAGGCCGAGGCTGCCAAAGCCGAAACGGCAGGTTTGAAAACGGCTTCTAAGGAGTTGTCGGAAAAAATGACAGCGTTGGAAGAACAACTGACCCGTCAGTTATATGCCATCCCTAACATACCGCATGAAAGTGTGCCGCACGGCCGCTCTGCCGACGATAACGAGGTGGTTTTCCAACACGGTACTATTCCGACGCTGGACGATGCCGCACTGCCGCACTGGGAGTTGATTAAAAAATTTGATATTATTGACTTTGATTTGGGCAATAAAATCAGTGGCGCCGGTTTTCCCGTTTACAAGGGCAAAGGTGCAAGATTGCAGCGTGCGCTGATGAACTTCTTTTTAGACCGCGCCAATGATGCGGGCTACCACGAAATACAGCCTCCGGTGGTAGTAAACGAGGCTTCGGGCTACGGCACAGGGCAACTGCCCGACAAAGAAGGGCAGATGTACCATGTTACAGCCGATGGCCTGTACCTGATTCCGACTGCCGAGGTGCCCATCACCAACCTGTACCGCGATATTATTCTGCGCAAGGAAGATTTGCCCATCAAAAACGTGGGTTTTACGCCATGTTTTCGCCGCGAGGCCGGTTCGTGGGGGGCGCACGTTCGCGGGCTGAACCGCTTACATCAGTTTGAAAAGGTTGAAATTGTGCAAGTGCAGACTCCTGAAAAGTCTTACGAAACCTTGCAAGAAATGTGTGAGCATGTAAAAAGCCTGCTGATGGCGCTGGAATTGCCGTTCCGTATTCTGCGGCTTTGCGGCGGCGATATGGGCTTCACCTCCGCCCTGACCTATGACTTTGAAGTGTATTCAGCCGCTCAGCAACGCTGGTTAGAGGTGAGTTCGGTCAGCAACTTTGAAACCTATCAGGCCAACCGCCTCAAACTGCGCTACCGCGACGAAAACAATAAAACGCAATTGTTACATACGCTCAACGGCAGTGCACTGGCATTCCCGCGTATTGTAGCTGCTATTTTGGAAAACAACCAAAAAGCAGGTGAAGGTATCCGCATACCCAAAGCTCTGGTGCCCTACACAGGCTTTGAAACGATTGATTAA
- the ytxJ gene encoding bacillithiol system redox-active protein YtxJ, protein MKWNTIHSAADLEAAKQASHQQPVLIFKHSTRCSISAAALSRLERHWDDDRAKGLVPYFLDLIAYRPISNQIAQDFGVWHESPQVLLIYRGECIYNASHFDIAFDDIIEHLPKISA, encoded by the coding sequence ATGAAATGGAACACTATCCACTCTGCCGCCGATTTGGAAGCCGCCAAGCAGGCATCCCATCAGCAGCCGGTTCTTATTTTTAAGCACAGCACCCGTTGCTCTATCAGTGCAGCGGCGCTGAGTCGTTTAGAGCGCCACTGGGACGATGACCGCGCCAAAGGGCTTGTGCCTTATTTTTTGGATTTGATTGCTTACAGACCCATTTCTAACCAAATTGCACAGGATTTCGGCGTTTGGCATGAGTCGCCGCAGGTACTGCTGATTTATCGGGGCGAGTGTATTTACAATGCCTCTCATTTTGATATTGCTTTTGACGATATCATAGAACATTTGCCAAAAATTTCAGCCTAA
- a CDS encoding ferritin has protein sequence MKTSITAKTSLNPEVESKLNKQVRMEGISAFYYLSMASWCENRGFVNAAEFLYDHFEEEKMHMLKLMRYINEAGGHAIAPEITNLRYEYGSFREVFDQILEHEIAVSRAINNLADFCFKEKDFASFQFLQWYVAEQREEESVARRLVELFDIIGEEGQGIWLIDQEIGKMLQQIKAERAAEGEEAA, from the coding sequence ATGAAAACCTCAATAACAGCAAAAACTTCGCTCAATCCGGAAGTTGAAAGCAAACTGAATAAGCAAGTGCGTATGGAAGGTATTTCTGCCTTCTACTACCTCTCCATGGCCTCTTGGTGCGAAAACAGAGGCTTTGTAAATGCGGCAGAGTTCCTGTATGACCATTTTGAAGAAGAAAAAATGCACATGCTTAAACTCATGCGCTATATCAACGAAGCCGGCGGCCATGCCATTGCACCGGAAATCACCAATTTGCGCTATGAGTACGGCAGTTTCCGCGAAGTATTCGACCAAATTCTGGAACATGAAATTGCGGTAAGCCGTGCCATCAACAACTTGGCAGATTTCTGCTTTAAAGAAAAAGATTTCGCTTCGTTCCAGTTTCTGCAATGGTACGTTGCCGAACAGCGCGAAGAAGAGTCTGTGGCACGTCGGTTGGTAGAACTGTTCGATATCATCGGAGAAGAAGGTCAAGGCATCTGGCTGATTGACCAAGAAATCGGTAAAATGTTGCAGCAGATTAAAGCCGAGCGCGCTGCCGAAGGCGAAGAAGCGGCGTAA
- the trmD gene encoding tRNA (guanosine(37)-N1)-methyltransferase TrmD yields the protein MRIDIITGLPKMLDSFIYQSIMQRAQNKGLVEVVVHDLRDYSNNKARQIDDYQFGGGAGMVMMIEPIAKCIRKLQAERKYDEIIYMTPDGKRFEQRIANKLSLLQNIIILCGHYKGVDERVREHFITMELSIGDFVLSGGELAAAVVADAVVRLLPGVLSDETSALTDSFQDNLLAPPVYTRPADFEGWKVPDILLSGHEANIAEWRFQQSLERTKARRPDLLEE from the coding sequence ATGCGAATTGATATTATTACCGGCCTGCCTAAAATGCTGGATAGCTTTATTTACCAATCCATCATGCAGCGTGCACAAAATAAAGGATTGGTTGAAGTGGTTGTACACGACCTCCGCGACTATTCAAACAATAAAGCCCGCCAGATAGATGATTATCAGTTTGGTGGCGGTGCAGGTATGGTTATGATGATTGAACCGATAGCCAAATGTATTCGCAAGTTACAGGCAGAGCGGAAGTATGATGAAATTATCTACATGACACCCGATGGCAAGCGATTCGAGCAGCGAATAGCCAATAAATTATCGTTGCTTCAAAATATTATTATCCTCTGCGGGCACTACAAGGGCGTAGATGAGCGGGTGCGCGAACATTTCATCACAATGGAACTCTCCATTGGCGATTTTGTACTTTCGGGTGGTGAGTTGGCAGCCGCAGTGGTTGCCGATGCGGTAGTGCGATTGTTGCCAGGTGTGCTTTCCGATGAAACTTCAGCCCTTACCGACTCTTTTCAGGACAATTTACTCGCACCTCCTGTCTATACACGTCCCGCAGACTTTGAAGGCTGGAAAGTGCCTGATATTTTGCTCAGCGGGCATGAAGCCAACATTGCCGAGTGGCGTTTTCAGCAATCGTTGGAGCGTACCAAAGCCCGCCGCCCCGATTTGTTGGAAGAGTAA
- the rimM gene encoding ribosome maturation factor RimM (Essential for efficient processing of 16S rRNA) codes for MKKSDCFELGYITKPHGLAGELSAVFDVDDVQPYAELKAVLVDVKGTLVPYEIEWLEFMDKKITVKFEGVDSIEKANELKSKTLYLPLSQLPKLKEGQFYYHEIIGYQVQDAIQGAIGKVKVVYTMPGQDLIAIDHNGTEVMMPVNDDFIVKVDHATKTMFTNLPEGLIDIYLEP; via the coding sequence ATGAAGAAATCAGATTGCTTTGAGTTGGGTTATATCACCAAGCCCCACGGGCTGGCAGGTGAACTCTCCGCTGTTTTTGATGTGGACGATGTGCAACCCTATGCGGAGTTGAAAGCCGTACTTGTGGATGTGAAGGGTACGCTCGTGCCATACGAAATAGAGTGGCTGGAGTTTATGGACAAAAAAATAACCGTCAAGTTTGAGGGCGTTGATTCTATTGAAAAGGCTAATGAACTGAAAAGCAAGACTTTGTATTTGCCGTTAAGTCAGTTGCCCAAGCTCAAGGAAGGGCAGTTTTATTACCATGAAATCATTGGCTATCAGGTACAGGATGCCATACAGGGAGCTATTGGCAAGGTGAAGGTAGTTTATACCATGCCCGGGCAAGACCTCATCGCCATAGACCACAACGGCACGGAAGTAATGATGCCTGTAAACGATGATTTTATTGTTAAGGTAGACCATGCAACCAAAACAATGTTTACTAATTTGCCCGAAGGCTTGATAGATATTTATCTTGAACCCTGA
- a CDS encoding 30S ribosomal protein S16 encodes MAVKIRLARRGRKKLAIYDIVVADARSPRDGRFIEKIGIYNPNTNPATIELNNDKALQWLFNGAQPTDTARRILSYKGVLMRKHLQVGVNKGALTQEQADARYSEWIKGKEAQIQAKVERLKSGKEADKKAKLAAEAKVKEARAEAIRQKQAAAAAAPAAEVETAAEDAPAAE; translated from the coding sequence ATGGCAGTTAAAATTCGTCTGGCTCGTCGCGGCCGCAAAAAATTAGCGATTTATGACATTGTAGTGGCTGATGCCCGCTCACCTCGCGATGGTCGTTTCATCGAAAAAATCGGTATTTACAACCCTAACACCAACCCTGCAACCATCGAACTGAACAACGATAAGGCTTTGCAGTGGTTGTTTAACGGTGCGCAACCTACCGATACAGCCCGTCGCATTTTGTCTTACAAAGGCGTATTGATGCGTAAGCACCTGCAAGTAGGTGTAAACAAGGGTGCTTTGACCCAAGAGCAGGCCGATGCACGCTACAGCGAGTGGATTAAAGGCAAAGAAGCTCAGATTCAAGCTAAGGTTGAGCGCCTGAAATCCGGCAAAGAGGCTGACAAGAAAGCCAAACTGGCTGCCGAAGCCAAAGTGAAAGAAGCTCGTGCCGAAGCTATTCGTCAAAAGCAAGCCGCTGCTGCTGCTGCACCTGCAGCCGAAGTAGAAACCGCTGCGGAAGATGCTCCTGCAGCCGAGTAA
- the lepB gene encoding signal peptidase I has protein sequence MSSSDKPAKPSHPFKQLVIQAAIAFVIAWALHFFVFELTSMRSSAMEPTLSKEDFLLVSKLHYGPRTPATWLKIPLTEPFVGDSIPTFLPWFQAPIFRLPGFGNIERGDVIYFNHPRKPENLPADMRVKFLGRCIGLPGDSVRIERLQTAHYQEDTTQRLYQYWVLIDHEKPVDWLIERGFQNISQLKDFCLINCTPAQAAALMKHTAVLSVQKAVTPRGEDTENTFPFHRFFEWNKAFLGPLWVPRKGATIAVNDSTLALYDWLLEYEQGDAITFSGTGYELGQERKALLAGKPINQYTFRQNYYFVLNDNRGYAEDDSRRFGFVPESMVIGKAWLLLLSSNNIYDSSTSGMRFFKIIR, from the coding sequence ATGAGTTCTTCCGACAAACCTGCCAAGCCATCGCATCCCTTTAAGCAACTGGTAATACAAGCCGCAATTGCATTTGTGATAGCATGGGCTTTACATTTTTTTGTATTTGAGCTGACCTCCATGCGCAGCTCTGCCATGGAGCCTACTCTGTCAAAAGAAGATTTTTTGCTCGTCAGCAAGTTGCACTACGGCCCCCGAACACCTGCCACATGGCTCAAAATTCCGCTAACAGAGCCGTTCGTTGGCGACAGCATCCCGACTTTTCTTCCATGGTTTCAAGCGCCTATATTCAGGCTGCCGGGTTTTGGCAATATAGAACGCGGCGATGTAATTTATTTTAACCATCCGCGCAAGCCGGAGAACTTACCGGCTGACATGCGCGTCAAATTTTTGGGGCGCTGCATCGGACTACCGGGCGATTCGGTTCGGATTGAACGTTTGCAAACAGCTCATTATCAAGAGGATACCACCCAAAGACTGTATCAATATTGGGTATTGATAGACCATGAAAAGCCTGTTGATTGGCTGATAGAACGCGGTTTTCAAAACATCAGCCAACTCAAAGATTTTTGCTTGATTAACTGCACGCCCGCGCAGGCAGCAGCCTTGATGAAACACACTGCCGTTCTTAGCGTGCAAAAAGCCGTTACACCGCGTGGTGAAGATACAGAAAACACATTTCCCTTTCACCGTTTTTTTGAGTGGAACAAAGCATTTCTGGGGCCGCTATGGGTGCCTCGCAAAGGCGCAACCATAGCGGTAAATGACAGTACGCTGGCGTTGTATGACTGGCTGTTGGAGTACGAACAAGGCGATGCTATCACGTTTTCGGGAACGGGTTATGAACTCGGGCAGGAAAGAAAGGCTTTGCTTGCCGGAAAGCCCATCAACCAATATACTTTCCGACAAAACTATTATTTTGTACTGAACGATAACCGCGGTTATGCGGAAGACGATTCGCGCCGATTCGGATTCGTTCCTGAATCAATGGTGATTGGCAAGGCTTGGCTTTTGCTACTTTCCTCCAACAACATTTACGATTCAAGCACCTCGGGTATGCGCTTTTTTAAAATTATCAGGTAG
- a CDS encoding redoxin domain-containing protein — protein MRLSLNVSAPRFTLKDVFGRTIDLASYEGKRVLIAFFRHTGCPFCNMRVYTLQKYREEFLSKNLEMIFFFESKEKTILNSSFHKGVSPIPIIADPEKVWYGIYGLEESARKSLYSHLTSFIQMAVKAKLNNLPVHAMPDGESINTIPAEFLLDEKLIIRELKYATHLNDRFSVEEIRAFLDRKSFVGNTAT, from the coding sequence ATGCGATTATCTCTTAACGTTTCGGCGCCCCGATTTACTTTGAAAGATGTTTTCGGGCGCACCATTGACCTCGCTTCTTATGAAGGCAAACGCGTGCTGATTGCTTTTTTCCGACATACCGGTTGTCCGTTTTGCAACATGCGTGTGTATACGCTCCAAAAGTACCGCGAGGAGTTTCTCTCAAAAAATCTGGAAATGATTTTCTTTTTTGAGTCAAAGGAGAAAACCATCCTCAACAGCAGTTTTCACAAAGGCGTTTCACCCATCCCCATCATCGCCGACCCTGAAAAGGTTTGGTATGGCATTTACGGGCTGGAAGAATCGGCGCGCAAGTCGCTTTACAGCCATCTGACGAGTTTTATTCAGATGGCAGTAAAGGCCAAACTTAATAACCTGCCTGTTCACGCCATGCCCGACGGCGAGTCTATTAATACCATTCCGGCGGAGTTTCTTTTAGATGAAAAGCTGATTATCAGGGAGTTAAAATATGCCACTCATCTGAACGACCGATTTTCGGTAGAGGAAATACGGGCATTTTTAGACAGAAAGAGCTTTGTGGGCAATACTGCTACCTGA
- a CDS encoding TonB-dependent receptor has product MKKYLLTAFLAIFHAIAWAQFSISGKISAADDAAALAGASVVLKETGKGVAADEQGKFSFSALPAGSYTLQVSFVGYRSYEQRIDLQQDVMLDIRLVATALWSKEVDVFGTRLYPITKTLVDKKDLAPQNLGQDLPILLNFTPSMVTTSDAGAGIGYTGMRIRGSDPTRINVTINDVPLNDAESQGVWWVNMPDFASSVSQIQIQRGVGTSVNGAGAFGASVNITTLAPEDKASAEITNGYGSFNTWRHNVVVHSGLINNRFKMMGRLSKITSDGFIDRAFSDLKSFYLSGVYLTKKGNITANVWSGKEQTYQAWYGVPEEELRKGNRRFNSQTYDNETDNYQQDHYQLIWQTDIGNGWSWKSTLHYTRGRGYYEQYRPNDRLSRYQIAPVQIGNQTITRSDLIRRRWLDNHFYGLTWQLSYQSPQLRADAPVLDFQFGGAANRYSGKHFGEVIWARFAGNSNIRHRYYDNDAVKDDINAYARANYQLADGLFVFGDLQLRRINYDFLGYDNRLENVTQNANLLFFNPKAGVRYLQGSSEWYASYAVGHREPNRRDYTESSPTSRPRPEQLHNIEAGYSGSVGSWAFNANLFYMYYKDQLVLTGSVNDVGGYIRQNIPDSYRAGIELVAAWQINKKLKWEGNAAFSRNKIRSFTEFLDNYDNGGQVSVEHKNTDIAFSPAVVAASQLHFAPAKDLQISLLTKYVSRQYLDNTQQLSRSLDAFFTNDLRMSYAIRPKFCSEIGLGLLVNNIFNHLYENNGYTSGYISGGRPTYENFYFPQAGTNFLAQVSVKF; this is encoded by the coding sequence ATGAAAAAGTACCTTTTAACTGCCTTTTTGGCAATCTTCCATGCAATTGCATGGGCACAATTCAGTATTTCGGGTAAAATTTCGGCTGCCGATGATGCCGCAGCGCTTGCCGGCGCATCTGTCGTGCTGAAAGAAACGGGCAAGGGTGTTGCCGCCGACGAGCAAGGCAAGTTCAGTTTCTCCGCTTTGCCTGCCGGTTCGTACACGCTGCAAGTGTCGTTTGTAGGTTATCGGAGCTACGAACAACGCATTGATTTACAGCAAGATGTAATGTTGGATATTCGCCTTGTCGCTACTGCCTTGTGGAGCAAGGAGGTGGACGTATTCGGTACGCGCCTCTATCCGATTACCAAAACCCTTGTGGACAAGAAAGACCTTGCGCCGCAAAATTTGGGGCAAGATTTACCCATCCTGCTCAATTTTACGCCTTCCATGGTTACTACTTCCGATGCCGGGGCAGGTATCGGTTATACAGGAATGCGTATTCGCGGCAGCGACCCTACCCGCATCAACGTTACCATTAACGATGTGCCGCTCAACGATGCCGAATCGCAGGGCGTTTGGTGGGTCAATATGCCCGATTTTGCAAGTTCTGTGTCTCAAATTCAGATTCAGCGTGGCGTAGGTACGTCCGTAAACGGGGCGGGAGCTTTCGGTGCGAGCGTGAATATTACCACACTTGCGCCGGAGGATAAAGCCTCTGCGGAAATTACCAACGGATACGGTTCGTTCAATACGTGGCGGCACAATGTGGTCGTTCATTCGGGGCTGATTAACAATCGTTTCAAAATGATGGGGCGGCTGTCCAAAATCACCTCCGATGGCTTTATAGACCGTGCCTTTTCCGACCTGAAATCGTTTTATTTGTCAGGTGTTTATCTGACCAAAAAAGGCAACATTACGGCCAATGTATGGAGCGGTAAAGAGCAGACGTATCAGGCGTGGTACGGCGTTCCCGAGGAGGAATTGCGCAAAGGCAACCGCCGATTTAATTCGCAAACCTATGACAATGAAACCGACAACTATCAGCAAGACCACTATCAACTCATTTGGCAAACCGACATCGGCAATGGCTGGAGCTGGAAATCTACCCTGCACTACACGCGCGGACGCGGCTATTATGAACAATACCGCCCCAACGACCGCCTCTCACGCTATCAGATAGCCCCTGTGCAAATTGGAAATCAGACAATTACACGCAGCGACCTCATCCGCCGCCGTTGGTTAGACAACCACTTCTACGGGCTCACTTGGCAACTGAGCTACCAAAGCCCGCAACTGCGTGCCGATGCACCCGTGCTGGATTTTCAGTTTGGCGGTGCTGCCAACCGCTACTCGGGCAAGCATTTTGGCGAAGTAATTTGGGCGCGTTTTGCGGGCAACAGTAACATCCGTCATCGCTATTACGACAACGACGCAGTCAAGGACGATATCAACGCCTATGCCCGTGCCAACTACCAACTCGCAGACGGTCTGTTTGTGTTTGGCGATTTGCAACTGCGCCGTATCAACTACGACTTTTTGGGCTACGATAACCGTTTAGAAAACGTTACTCAAAATGCTAACCTGCTGTTTTTCAATCCCAAAGCAGGTGTGCGTTACCTGCAAGGTTCCTCCGAGTGGTATGCTTCCTATGCTGTCGGCCATCGCGAGCCCAACCGCCGCGATTACACGGAAAGCAGCCCGACAAGTCGCCCACGCCCCGAGCAACTCCACAACATAGAGGCAGGTTACAGCGGCAGTGTAGGCAGTTGGGCGTTTAATGCCAATTTGTTTTACATGTACTACAAAGACCAATTAGTGCTGACGGGCAGCGTAAACGACGTAGGCGGCTACATTCGCCAAAACATTCCCGACAGCTACCGTGCAGGTATTGAATTGGTGGCTGCTTGGCAAATCAACAAAAAATTGAAATGGGAAGGCAATGCAGCGTTTAGCCGCAATAAAATCCGTTCATTTACCGAGTTTTTAGATAATTACGACAATGGCGGGCAAGTATCCGTTGAACACAAAAACACCGACATAGCCTTTTCTCCTGCCGTTGTTGCAGCTTCTCAGTTGCACTTTGCACCTGCCAAAGACCTGCAAATCTCTTTGCTGACCAAGTACGTGAGCCGCCAGTATTTGGACAATACGCAGCAATTGAGCCGCAGTTTAGATGCGTTTTTTACCAACGATTTGCGCATGAGTTACGCCATTCGCCCGAAATTTTGCAGTGAAATAGGTTTGGGGCTGCTGGTAAATAATATTTTCAATCATTTGTACGAAAATAACGGCTATACTTCCGGCTATATCAGCGGTGGCCGGCCTACCTATGAAAACTTCTATTTTCCGCAGGCAGGAACGAATTTCCTTGCGCAGGTAAGCGTGAAGTTTTAA
- the dnaN gene encoding DNA polymerase III subunit beta has translation MKFIISSTALLKQISALSGVIVSNPVVPILENFLFEIKDNTLTITASDLQTSMVAEMSVESEMNGSIAVPAKMLADTLRNLPEQPVTFTINPDTYIIELNSENGHYKLAGENAADFPRVPEAKNAETVELTAEVLSSAIAYTLFATSTDEMKPNMNGVYINLRNTDATFVSTDSHRLVRYRRFDVSSPTEVAVIIPRKALGLLKNTLPSDNTPLQLALSKSNAFISFANIRMVCRLIDERFPDYEYVIPVNNDKVLEIDRAELLGSLKRIAIYANKSTNQVRLKINPDSLEVYAEDIDFSNEGEEKLPCVYEGETMEIGFNAKFLIEGLSNLNSKKVVFKLSEPNRAGLLAPETTDESEDILMLIMPVMLNSYY, from the coding sequence ATGAAGTTCATTATATCCTCTACTGCTTTACTGAAACAAATTTCCGCACTGAGCGGCGTTATTGTCAGCAACCCCGTTGTACCTATTTTAGAAAACTTCCTCTTTGAAATCAAAGATAACACGCTGACAATCACCGCTTCCGACTTGCAAACTTCTATGGTGGCAGAAATGAGCGTGGAGTCTGAAATGAATGGCAGCATTGCCGTTCCGGCAAAGATGCTGGCAGATACACTGCGCAACCTACCCGAGCAGCCTGTAACCTTCACCATCAATCCGGATACTTATATTATTGAACTCAATTCGGAAAACGGCCACTATAAACTGGCAGGAGAAAATGCAGCCGACTTTCCGCGTGTGCCCGAAGCCAAAAATGCGGAAACCGTTGAACTGACAGCCGAAGTATTGTCAAGTGCCATTGCTTACACCCTGTTTGCAACCAGCACCGACGAAATGAAACCGAACATGAACGGCGTTTATATCAACTTGCGCAATACCGATGCAACTTTCGTTTCTACCGACAGCCATCGTTTGGTTCGCTACCGCCGTTTTGATGTAAGTTCGCCTACCGAGGTAGCGGTTATTATCCCTCGCAAGGCACTTGGTTTGCTGAAAAATACGCTGCCTTCGGACAATACGCCGCTGCAATTGGCTTTGAGTAAGTCAAATGCCTTTATTTCATTTGCCAATATTCGCATGGTTTGCCGCCTGATTGACGAGCGATTCCCCGATTACGAATACGTAATTCCGGTAAACAATGACAAAGTGCTTGAAATAGACCGCGCCGAGCTGCTTGGCTCATTGAAGCGCATCGCCATTTACGCCAATAAATCAACCAATCAGGTTCGCCTCAAAATCAACCCCGACAGCTTGGAAGTATATGCCGAAGACATTGACTTTTCTAACGAAGGGGAGGAAAAACTGCCATGCGTCTATGAAGGCGAAACCATGGAAATAGGTTTCAATGCCAAGTTTTTGATTGAAGGTTTGAGCAACCTGAACTCCAAAAAAGTAGTTTTCAAGCTGTCCGAACCCAACCGCGCAGGTCTGCTTGCTCCTGAAACTACCGATGAAAGCGAGGATATCCTCATGCTCATCATGCCTGTTATGCTGAACAGCTATTATTAA
- a CDS encoding low molecular weight protein-tyrosine-phosphatase, whose protein sequence is MVRVLFVCLGNICRSPLAEGVFAHLVKEADLAHRFACDSAGTSDYHIGALPDRRARKVAEDNGITLPSRARQLAADDFYRFEYILAMDRNNLHNIIRLKERVAPDSAAKVMLLREFDTEKDELLEVDDPFYGYMKDFVTCFHTVRRSAESLLAYLQENH, encoded by the coding sequence ATGGTCAGAGTCCTCTTTGTTTGCTTAGGCAATATTTGCCGTTCGCCACTGGCGGAAGGAGTGTTTGCTCATTTGGTCAAGGAAGCAGACTTGGCTCACCGCTTTGCCTGTGACTCCGCCGGAACAAGCGATTATCACATCGGAGCTTTGCCCGACCGACGCGCCCGAAAAGTCGCCGAAGACAACGGTATAACACTGCCCAGTCGTGCACGTCAGTTGGCCGCCGACGATTTTTACAGGTTTGAATACATTCTGGCAATGGACAGAAACAACCTGCACAACATCATACGCCTGAAAGAGCGCGTAGCCCCCGACAGCGCTGCCAAGGTGATGTTGCTGCGCGAGTTTGACACCGAAAAGGACGAACTTTTGGAGGTAGATGACCCTTTCTATGGCTACATGAAGGATTTTGTTACCTGCTTTCACACCGTTCGCCGCAGTGCCGAATCTTTATTAGCTTACTTGCAAGAAAATCACTGA